A section of the Malus sylvestris chromosome 17, drMalSylv7.2, whole genome shotgun sequence genome encodes:
- the LOC126611606 gene encoding pyrophosphate-energized vacuolar membrane proton pump-like, producing MAVLLSTLATEIVIPVAAVVGIVFSLVQWFLVSLVKVTPERNAPPSGPNSNKNGYNDYLIEEEEGLNDQNVVVKCAEIQNAISEGSTSFLFTMYQYVGVFMVVFAILIFLFLGSVEGFSTKSQPCTYDAAKTCKPALATAIFSTVAFVLGGITSVLSGFLGMKIATYANARTTLEARKGVGKAFITAFRSGAVMGFLLAANGLLVLFITINLFKLYYGDDWEGLFESITGYGLGGSSMALFGRVGGGIYTKAADVGADLVGKVERNIPEDDPRNPAVIADNVGDNVGDIAGMGSDLFGSYAESSCAALVVASISSFGINHEFTPMLYPLLISSVGIIVCLITTLFATDFFEIKAVKEIEPALKKQLIISTGLMTIGIAIVSWIALPSSFTIFNFGVQKVVKNWQLFLCVAVGLWAGLIIGFVTEYYTSNAYSPVQDVADSCRTGAATNVIFGLALGYKSVIIPIFAIAVSIYVSFSFAAMYGIAVAALGMLSTIATGLAIDAYGPISDNAGGIAEMAGMSHRIRERTDALDAAGNTTAAIGKGFAIGSAALVSLALFGAFVSRAAISTVDVLTPKVFIGLIVGAMLPYWFSAMTMKSVGSAALKMVEEVRRQFNTIPGLMEGTAKPDYATCVKISTDASIKEMIPPGALVILTPLIVGTFFGVETLSGVLAGSLVSGVQIAISASNTGGAWDNAKKYIEAGASEHARTLGPKGSDPHKAAVIGDTIGDPLKDTSGPSLNILIKLMAVESLVFAPFFATHGGLLFKIF from the exons ATGGCAGTTCTGCTCTCAACCCTCGCGACGGAGATTGTGATCCCCGTCGCCGCCGTCGTGGGGATCGTGTTCTCTCTCGTCCAGTGGTTCCTGGTCTCGCTCGTGAAGGTCACGCCCGAGCGCAACGCGCCGCCTTCCGGCCCCAACAGTAACAAGAACGGCTACAATGACTACCtaattgaggaggaggaaggctTGAATGACCAGAACGTCGTCGTTAAGTGCGCTGAGATACAGAACGCTATCTCTGAAG GTTCAACATCCTTTCTTTTCACTATGTACCAGTATGTTGGGGTCTTCATGGTTGTATTTGCAATCCTGATCTTCCTCTTCCTCGGGTCTGTGGAGGGCTTCAGCACAAAGAGCCAGCCCTGCACCTATGATGCCGCAAAGACCTGCAAGCCAGCACTTGCAACTGCAATTTTCAGCACTGTAGCTTTTGTACTTGGTGGTATAACCTCTGTCCTGTCTGGTTTTCTTGGCATGAAAATTGCCACTTATGCCAATGCTAGGACAACATTGGAGGCCAGAAAAGGTGTTGGGAAGGCCTTTATTACTGCATTTAGGTCTGGTGCAGTTATGGGTTTCCTCCTTGCAGCAAATGGTCTTTTAGTACTTTTCATTACTATCAATCTCTTTAAGCTGTACTATGGTGATGACTGGGAAGGACTTTTTGAGTCCATTACTGGCTATGGTCTTGGTGGATCATCTATGGCTCTCTTCGGGAGAGTCGGTGGTGGTATCTATACCAAGGCTGCTGATGTTGGGGCTGACCTGGTAGGAAAGGTTGAAAGAAACATTCCTGAAGATGACCCAAGAAACCCAGCT GTGATTGCTGACAACGTTGGTGACAATGTTGGGGATATTGCTGGTATGGGATCTGATCTCTTTGGCTCATATGCCGAATCATCTTGTGCTGCTTTGGTTGTTGCTTCCATTTCCTCATTTGGAATCAACCATGAGTTCACCCCTATGTTGTATCCTCTCCTCATCAGTTCTGTGGGCATCATTGTTTGTTTAATCACAACCCTATTTGCCACTGATTTCTTTGAGATCAAGGCTGTCAAGGAAATTGAACCAGCTTTGAAAAAGCAGCTTATCATCTCCACTGGTCTCATGACTATTGGAATTGCAATTGTTAGCTGGATTGCTCTGCCATCATCCTtcacaattttcaattttggagtTCAGAAAGTTGTTAAAAACTG GCAATTGTTCTTGTGTGTGGCTGTTGGTCTTTGGGCTGGACTCATTATTGGGTTTGTCACCGAGTATTATACTAGCAACGCATACAG CCCTGTGCAAGATGTTGCTGACTCCTGCAGAACTGGTGCTGCCACCAATGTTATCTTTGGGCTTGCTCTGGGATACAAATCAGTCATCATTCCAATTTTTGCCATTGCAGTCAGCATTTATGTTAGTTTTAGCTTTGCTGCTATGTATGGCATTGCAGTGGCTGCACTTGGGATGCTGAGCACCATTGCTACAGGATTGGCCATTGATGCTTACGGTCCCATCAGTGACAATGCTGGAGGCATTGCTGAAATGGCTGGCATGAGCCATAGAATCCGTGAGAGAACTGATGCTCTTGATGCTGCTGGGAATACCACTGCTGCTATTGGAAAG GGATTTGCCATTGGATCTGCTGCTCTGGTGTCATTGGCTCTATTTGGCGCCTTTGTCAGTCGTGCAGCAATCTCAACTGTTGATGTCTTAACCCCAAAGGTCTTTATTGGACTTATTGTGGGTGCAATGCTTCCTTACTGGTTCTCTGCCATGACAATGAAGAGTGTGGGAAGTGCTGCACTAAAAATGGTTGAGGAAGTCCGTAGGCAGTTCAATACCATTCCAGGTCTCATGGAGGGCACTGCTAAGCCTGACTATGCTACCTGCGTCAAGATCTCCACTGATGCATCCATCAAGGAGATGATTCCACCTGGTGCCCTTGTCATTCTTACACCTCTTATTGTTGGAACATTCTTTGGCGTGGAGACCCTATCCGGTGTTCTGGCTGGTTCCCTTGTTTCTGGTGTGCAG ATAGCGATATCTGCTTCTAACACTGGTGGTGCATGGGACAATGCTAAGAAGTACATTGAG GCCGGTGCTTCAGAGCATGCAAGGACCCTTGGCCCGAAGGGTTCAGACCCACACAAGGCAGCAGTGATTGGTGACACCATTGGAGACCCGCTCAAGGACACCTCAGGGCCATCACTCAACATCCTTATTAAGCTCATGGCAGTGGAGTCCCTCGTGTTTGCTCCCTTCTTCGCCACTCATGGCGGCCTACTTTTCAAGATCTTTTGA
- the LOC126611608 gene encoding arogenate dehydrogenase 2, chloroplastic-like: MLPFSSTQTTPSPPPPNLYPSSHSISHSLPSPPSTLKLPKNHTHLHPHRLRIRAMDAAQPFDYETQIKTNYQKSNALKIAILGFGNFGQFLAKAFVRQGHRVLAQSRSDYTKAAQSLGVLFYTDPNDLCEQHPEVVILCTSILSSEKVIRSFPFQRLRRNTLFVDVLSVKEFPRDLLLKYLPVEFDILCTHPMFGPESGKNSWANLPFVYDKVRIGNNGFRLNRCEKFLGIFAKEGCRMVEMSCAEHDRHAAGSQFVTHTMGRVLEKFNLESSPINTKGYETLLNLVENTSGDSFDLYYGLFMYNKNAMEQLERLDNAFEALKQELFGNLHEVCRKQLFGTAEAAEAPREEPAQPQKLLMVDAQNGRDETPKKGHENGTKQLH; the protein is encoded by the exons ATGCTCCCATTCTCTTCCACACAAACCACCCCCTCACCTCCCCCTCCAAATCTCTACCCTTCTTCCCACTcaatctctcactctctcccctCACCTCCTTCCACTCTCAAGCTCCCCAAAAACCACACCCACCTCCATCCCCATCGCCTCCGAATCCGAGCCATGGATGCAGCTCAGCCCTTCGACTACGAAACCCAGATCAAAACCAATTACCAAAAATCCAACGCCCTCAAAATCGCCATTCTTGGCTTCGGAAACTTCGGTCAGTTCCTTGCCAAAGCCTTCGTCCGGCAAGGCCACAGAGTCCTCGCACAATCTCGCTCCGACTACACCAAAGCAGCACAAAGCCTCGGGGTTTTGTTCTACACCGACCCCAATGATCTCTGCGAGCAACACCCAGAAGTTGTTATCTTGTGCACTTCGATTTTGTCCTCTGAAAAGGTAATCAGATCGTTCCCATTCCAGCGGCTTAGAAGAAACACTCTTTTTGTTGATGTTCTTTCGGTCAAGGAATTTCCGAGGGATTTGTTGTTGAAGTACTTGCCTGTTGAATTTGATATTCTGTGCACCCATCCAATGTTTGGACCAGAGAGTGGGAAGAACTCGTGGGCTAATCTTCCTTTTGTGTACGATAAAGTTCGGATTGGGAATAATGGCTTTAGGCTCAATAGGTGTGAGAAATTTCTAGGCATTTTTGCTAAGGAGGGGTGTAGGATGGTTGAAATGTCGTGTGCCGAACATGATAGGCATGCGGCAGGGTCACAATTTGTGACACACACAATGGGGAGGGTGTTGGAGAAGTTTAATTTGGAGTCTTCACCAATTAATACAAAAGGGTACGAGACATTGTTGAATTTGGTGGAGAATACATCCGGGGATAGCTTTGATTTGTATTACGGGTTGTTTATGTATAACAAGAATGCAATGGAGCAGTTGGAGAGATTGGACAATGCGTTTGAGGCTCTTAAGCAAGAGTTGTTTGGGAATTTGCACGAGGTTTGTAGGAAGCAGTTGTTTGGGACTGCAGAAGCAGCAGAAGCTCCAAGAGAAGAGCCTGCCCAGCCCCAGAAATTGCTTATGGTTGATGCTCAAAACGGACGTGATGAGACTCCTAAGAAAGGTCACGAAAATG GAACAAAGCAGCTGCACTAA
- the LOC126611609 gene encoding NADH dehydrogenase [ubiquinone] flavoprotein 2, mitochondrial — MLARLASNRLQEIRRIFTQPVRSFSTALNYHLDSPENNPDLPWEFSEANKQKAKEILSHYPSNYKQSAVIPLLDLAQQQHGGWLPVSAMNAVAKVIEVAPIRVYEVATFYSMFNRTKVGKYHLLVCGTTPCMIRGSRDIEAALLKHLGVKRNEVTKDGLFSVGEMECMGSCVNAPMITVADYSNGSEGYTYNYYEDVTPERVVEIVEKLKKGEKPRHGTQNPKRIMCGPEGGNTTLLGEPKPPPCRDLDAC; from the exons AtgctggctcgcctcgcctccaATCGGCTCCAGGAGATCCGTCGGATTTTCACTCAG CCTGTCCGGTCCTTCTCCACCGCCCTCAACTAC CATCTTGATTCGCCGGAAAACAATCCAGACCTACCATGGGAATTCTCCGAAGCTAACAAGCAGAAG GCGAAAGAGATACTATCCCATTATCCATCCAACTACAAGCAGTCTGCGGTGATTCCTCTGCTGGATCTTGCACAGCAGCAGCATGGAGGGTGGCTCCCTGTTTCAGCAATGAATGCG GTGGCGAAGGTAATAGAAGTTGCACCTATACGTGTATATGAGGTTGCAACATTTTACTCGATGTTCAATCGGACTAAG GTGGGCAAGTACCACCTTTTGGTTTGTGGCACAACACCATGTATGATTCGTGGTTCACGAGACATTGAAGCAGCTTTACTGAAACATTTAGGAGTGAAGCGCAATG AAGTAACCAAGGATGGATTATTTTCTGTTGGAGAAATGGAATGCATG GGAAGCTGTGTGAATGCTCCCATGATTACAGTCGCTGATTACTCCAATGGATCGGAGGGATATACATACAATTACTAC GAAGATGTTACTCCTGAGCGAGTTGTGGAAATAGTTGAGAAGTTAAAAAAGGGCGAGAAGCCACGG CATGGTACTCAGAATCCTAAGCGCATTATGTGCGGTCCAGAAGGAGGAAATACCACATTGCTCGGTGAGCCCAAACCTCCTCCGTGCCGGGATCTTGACGCATGTTAA
- the LOC126611607 gene encoding uncharacterized protein LOC126611607 encodes MVSPISIPGFPSVHTRQSAATCDAALESRLASLEACVAALPSLITAAIDQAFADSLTQFRRDMFFRGAGECISAPFASDHHGSPAIDPIQLTRSPICAEGAQSQLSPSAVQAPPLLSSSPLLQALATSAVKPHSKDSAAATVLRPESKAGIHASTMTSAPRLLHEHSLFDTTKNRPEVVLNLSIISATSEAKFPSLLTDNYGAYLKDKFGLVHWYLVGKFVKKNFCALKLFDEMSKRQNDNMFIQPLVHNIEVLHLDCLAIQLHYFDLNCYLGFEYGSTIVLGRAFACSSGFSQKPMFGAFGSNLAQPSPFESPTHTSQAAFGGSIIGSSTPIGDICYCNSIWDTGGGSKFNKMQLKMAVARIKLLRNKGQVVVKQMRRVIALLLQSGKNATARIRVEHVIREHNTLAANEFIELFCELVVSRLSIIAEPKECQPGLKEGIASLILASSRCSEILKLISLRHIFEVKYGKDFVSAAVDVRPCCGANRMLWCEGGHMQFVDSASKSASYAMAAAQVAAYLANTDCNQDINIVSLKKIKEASPLSLIVSLRSICEGRFQSLDQFLSREYCISLADNIESKVKVREEGYSQLFLKCINLLM; translated from the coding sequence ATGGTATCACCCATATCGATTCCTGGATTCCCTTCTGTGCACACCCGCCAATCCGCTGCTACTTGCGACGCTGCCTTGGAATCCCGTCTTGCTTCATTGGAGGCTTGCGTCGCTGCTTTACCTTCCCTCATCACCGCTGCGATCGACCAGGCCTTCGCCGACTCTCTTACACAATTTCGTCGCGACATGTTCTTTCGAGGTGCCGGGGAATGTATCTCCGCCCCTTTTGCGAGCGATCATCATGGTTCTCCTGCAATTGATCCGATCCAGCTAACTCGGAGCCCAATCTGTGCTGAAGGAGCCCAATCGCAGCTTAGTCCGTCGGCAGTCCAAGCTCCACCGCTGCTTTCATCTTCACCGTTGTTGCAAGCACTTGCAACTTCGGCCGTCAAGCCACACTCGAAGGACTCCGCTGCAGCTACAGTTTTGCGTCCGGAATCGAAAGCAGGGATTCATGCTTCAACGATGACCTCTGCTCCGCGGCTACTCCATGAGCACTCGTTATTCGATACTACGAAAAATAGACCTGAGGTAGTTCTTAATTTGAGTATCATTTCAGCAACTTCGGAGGCTAAATTCCCTTCTCTTTTGACTGATAACTATGGTGCATACCTGAAAGATAAATTTGGATTGGTTCATTGGTATCTTGTGGGAAAATTTGTGAAGAAGAATTTCTGTGCATTGAaactgtttgatgaaatgtctAAGAGACAGAATGACAATATGTTCATTCAGCCACTGGTTCACAATATTGAAGTTCTCCATCTTGACTGTCTTGCCATCCAGCTCCATTATTTTGACTTAAATTGCTACCTTGGTTTTGAATATGGAAGTACAATTGTTTTAGGTAGAGCTTTTGCTTGTTCATCTGGTTTTAGTCAGAAGCCTATGTTTGGAGCATTTGGGTCCAATCTTGCTCAACCAAGTCCTTTTGAAAGTCCAACTCACACATCACAGGCAGCATTTGGGGGCAGTATAATTGGTTCCTCCACGCCAATTGGTGACATATGCTACTGTAATAGCATTTGGGATACGGGTGGAGGCTCTAAATTCAACAAAATGCAATTGAAGATGGCGGTGGCTCGAATAAAGTTGCTGAGGAACAAGGGGCAGGTGGTAGTGAAGCAAATGAGGCGTGTCATTGCCTTGCTCCTACAATCTGGTAAAAACGCTACTGCTCGAATTCGGGTTGAACATGTGATTAGAGAACATAACACTTTGGCTGCCAATGAGTTCATTGAGCTCTTCTGTGAATTAGTAGTATCTAGACTTTCTATCATCGCAGAGCCAAAGGAGTGTCAGCCTGGTCTCAAAGAAGGAATTGCTAGTTTAATCTTGGCCTCTTCTAGGTGTTCTGAGATTTTGAAACTGATCTCACTAAGGCATATTTTTGAGGTAAAGTATGGTAAAGATTTTGTATCTGCGGCTGTTGATGTACGTCCCTGCTGTGGTGCGAATCGCATGCTGTGGTGTGAAGGAGGACATATGCAATTTGTAGACTCAGCTTCAAAATCTGCCAGTTATGCAATGGCTGCTGCACAAGTTGCTGCATATTTGGCTAACACGGACTGCAATCAGGACATTAATATTGTATCTctcaagaaaataaaagaagctTCCCCATTGAGTTTGATAGTTTCCTTACGATCGATATGTGAGGGCAGATTTCAATCTCTTGACCAGTTTCTGTCTCGTGAATATTGTATATCTCTTGCTGACAATATAGAAAGTAAAGTCAAGGTGAGGGAGGAAGGTTATTCTCAACTATTTCTGAAGTGCATAAATTTGCTGATGTGA
- the LOC126611610 gene encoding NADH dehydrogenase [ubiquinone] flavoprotein 2, mitochondrial-like, which produces MLARLASNRLQEIRRTFTQPLRSFSTALNYHLDSPENNPDLPWEFSDANKQKAKEILSHYPSNYKQSAVIPLLDLAQQQHGGWLPVSAMNAVAKVIEVAPIRVYEVATFYSMFNRTKVGKYHLLVCGTTPCMIRGSRDIEAALLKHLGVKRNEVTKDGLFSVGEMECMGSCVNAPMITVADYSNGSEGYTYNYYEDVTPERVVEIVEKLKKGEKPPHGTQNPKRIMCGPEGGNTTLLGEPKPPPCRDLDAC; this is translated from the exons AtgctggctcgcctcgcctccaATCGGCTCCAGGAGATCCGTCGGACTTTCACTCAG CCTCTCCGATCCTTCTCTACCGCCCTCAACTAC CATCTTGATTCGCCGGAGAACAATCCAGACCTACCATGGGAGTTCTCCGACGCTAACAAGCAGAAG GCGAAAGAGATACTATCCCATTATCCATCCAACTACAAGCAGTCTGCAGTGATTCCTCTGCTGGATCTTGCACAGCAGCAGCATGGAGGGTGGCTCCCTGTTTCAGCAATGAATGCG GTAGCGAAGGTAATAGAAGTTGCACCTATACGTGTATATGAGGTTGCAACATTTTACTCAATGTTCAATCGGACTAAG GTGGGTAAGTACCACCTTTTGGTTTGTGGCACAACACCGTGTATGATTCGTGGTTCACGAGACATTGAAGCAGCTTTACTGAAACATTTAGGAGTGAAGCGCAATG AAGTAACCAAGGATGGATTATTTTCTGTTGGAGAAATGGAATGCATG GGAAGCTGTGTGAATGCTCCCATGATTACAGTTGCTGATTACTCGAATGGATCAGAGGGATATACATACAATTACTAC GAAGATGTTACTCCCGAGCGAGTTGTGGAAATAGTTGAGAAGTTAAAAAAGGGCGAGAAGCCACCG CATGGTACTCAGAATCCTAAGCGCATTATGTGCGGTCCAGAAGGAGGAAATACCACATTGCTCGGTGAGCCCAAACCTCCTCCGTGCCGGGATCTTGACGCATGTTAA